A region of Streptomyces sp. NBC_01267 DNA encodes the following proteins:
- a CDS encoding WhiB family transcriptional regulator, whose product MQIEAHAPSVPPSQTLPPPDAPEDPTVFPLTALTELDDAIENLDLPVPCRAYDPEVFFAETPADVEYAKSLCRTCPLVEACLAGAKDRREPWGVWGGELFVQGVVVARKRPRGRPRKNPVAA is encoded by the coding sequence GTGCAAATCGAAGCGCACGCCCCGTCCGTACCGCCCTCGCAGACACTCCCGCCCCCTGATGCCCCGGAGGACCCCACCGTGTTCCCGCTCACTGCCCTGACCGAGCTCGACGACGCCATCGAGAACCTCGATCTGCCCGTGCCGTGCCGTGCCTACGACCCGGAGGTCTTCTTCGCGGAGACCCCGGCCGATGTCGAGTACGCCAAGTCGCTCTGCCGCACCTGCCCGCTGGTGGAGGCCTGCCTCGCCGGTGCCAAGGACCGTCGTGAGCCGTGGGGCGTCTGGGGTGGCGAGCTCTTCGTCCAGGGTGTCGTCGTTGCCCGCAAGCGCCCGCGTGGCCGTCCGCGCAAGAACCCGGTCGCGGCATGA